The Burkholderia ambifaria AMMD genome has a segment encoding these proteins:
- the trpA gene encoding tryptophan synthase subunit alpha — protein MSTRIQQTFAALAEQGRKGLIPFITAGDPDPAKTVEFMHALAEGGADVIELGVPFSDPMADGPVIQRSSERALARGVTLKSVLADVKCFRETNQTTPVVLMGYANPIERMGVDAFATEAQAAGVDGVLVVDYPPEEAGVFAEKMRAAQIDPIFLLAPTSTDERIADVGKIASGYVYYVSLKGVTGAGNLDVSSIAGKIPAIKSRVPVPVGVGFGIRDAETARAVAEVSDAVVIGSRLVQLLESAAPEGAAAALKTFIAELRAALDGAGKTAR, from the coding sequence ATGTCCACCCGTATCCAGCAGACCTTCGCCGCACTCGCCGAACAAGGCCGCAAGGGCCTGATCCCGTTCATCACGGCCGGCGACCCCGATCCCGCGAAGACGGTCGAGTTCATGCACGCGCTCGCCGAAGGCGGCGCCGACGTGATCGAGCTCGGCGTGCCGTTCTCGGACCCGATGGCCGACGGCCCGGTGATCCAGCGCTCGTCGGAGCGCGCGCTCGCGCGCGGCGTCACGCTCAAGAGCGTGCTCGCCGACGTGAAGTGCTTCCGCGAGACCAACCAGACGACCCCCGTCGTGCTGATGGGCTATGCGAACCCGATCGAGCGGATGGGCGTCGACGCGTTCGCCACCGAAGCGCAGGCAGCCGGCGTCGACGGCGTGCTCGTCGTCGACTATCCGCCCGAGGAAGCCGGCGTGTTTGCCGAGAAAATGCGTGCCGCGCAGATCGATCCGATCTTCCTGCTCGCCCCGACGTCGACCGACGAGCGCATCGCCGACGTGGGCAAGATCGCGAGCGGCTACGTGTACTACGTGTCGCTCAAGGGCGTGACCGGCGCCGGAAATCTGGATGTTTCGAGCATTGCGGGTAAAATCCCGGCCATCAAGTCGCGCGTGCCGGTTCCGGTGGGCGTCGGCTTCGGCATCCGCGACGCCGAAACGGCGCGCGCGGTGGCCGAAGTGTCGGACGCCGTCGTGATCGGCAGCCGCCTGGTGCAGCTGCTCGAGAGCGCCGCGCCGGAAGGCGCCGCCGCCGCGCTGAAGACATTCATCGCCGAGCTGCGCGCCGCCCTGGACGGCGCCGGCAAGACGGCGCGATAA
- the purF gene encoding amidophosphoribosyltransferase — MCGIVGVISQSPVNQLIYDSLLLLQHRGQDAAGIATADGSNFHMYKANGMVRDVFRTRNMRSLPGTFGIGQVRYPTAGSASSEAEAQPFYVNAPFGIILAHNGNLTNWEQLKDEMFRIDRRHINTNSDSEVLLNVFAHELQLSTTGLELDPAAVFKAVAGVHRRLEGSYAIVSLIAGYGLLAFRDPFGIRPLCLGKLETEHGTEWMVASESVAVEGIGFEFVRDVQPGEAIFIDKAGNFHSQQCAEQPTLNPCMFEYVYLARPDSCLDGVPVYNVRLRMGDYLAEKIKRELPNVPIDVVMPIPDSSRPAAMQVAAKLGVEYREGFFKNRYVGRTFIMPGQAVRKKSVRQKLNAMSIEFKDKNVLIVDDSIVRGTTSHEIVQMARDAGAKSVIFASAAPPVKFPNVYGIDMPTRGELVAHGRTDEEVAKIIGADHLIYQDVDDLRRAVRDINPKLERFEASCFDGNYITGAVTPEYLDAIERARLAPASQADRDTAGDTARSQMNLQLSVE; from the coding sequence ATGTGCGGCATCGTAGGTGTTATCTCCCAATCCCCCGTCAATCAGCTGATCTATGACAGCCTGCTGCTGCTGCAGCATCGCGGTCAGGACGCAGCGGGCATCGCGACGGCGGACGGCAGCAATTTCCACATGTACAAGGCGAACGGCATGGTGCGCGACGTGTTCCGCACGCGCAACATGCGCAGCCTGCCCGGCACCTTCGGCATCGGCCAGGTCCGCTATCCGACGGCCGGCTCGGCGTCGAGCGAAGCCGAGGCGCAGCCGTTCTACGTGAACGCGCCGTTCGGGATCATCCTCGCGCACAACGGCAACCTGACGAACTGGGAACAGCTGAAGGACGAGATGTTCCGGATCGATCGCCGGCACATCAACACCAATTCCGACAGCGAAGTGCTGCTCAACGTGTTCGCGCACGAGCTGCAACTGTCGACGACGGGCCTCGAGCTCGATCCGGCCGCCGTGTTCAAGGCGGTCGCGGGCGTGCATCGCCGCCTGGAGGGTTCGTACGCGATCGTGTCGCTGATCGCCGGCTACGGCCTGCTCGCGTTCCGCGATCCGTTCGGCATCCGCCCGCTGTGCCTCGGCAAGCTCGAAACCGAACACGGCACCGAATGGATGGTCGCGTCGGAGTCGGTGGCGGTCGAAGGCATCGGTTTCGAATTCGTGCGCGACGTGCAGCCGGGCGAAGCGATCTTCATCGACAAGGCCGGCAACTTCCACAGCCAGCAATGCGCGGAGCAGCCGACGCTGAATCCGTGCATGTTCGAGTACGTGTATCTCGCCCGTCCGGATTCGTGCCTCGACGGCGTGCCCGTCTACAACGTGCGCCTGCGCATGGGCGACTACCTCGCCGAGAAGATCAAGCGCGAGCTGCCGAACGTGCCGATCGACGTCGTGATGCCGATTCCCGATTCGTCGCGTCCGGCTGCGATGCAGGTCGCCGCGAAGCTCGGCGTCGAGTATCGCGAAGGCTTCTTCAAGAACCGCTACGTCGGCCGTACCTTCATCATGCCGGGCCAGGCCGTGCGCAAGAAGTCGGTGCGCCAGAAGCTCAATGCGATGAGCATCGAGTTCAAGGACAAGAACGTGCTGATCGTCGACGATTCGATCGTGCGCGGCACGACCTCGCACGAGATCGTGCAGATGGCGCGCGATGCGGGCGCGAAGTCGGTGATCTTCGCGTCGGCGGCGCCGCCGGTGAAATTCCCGAACGTGTACGGCATCGACATGCCGACGCGCGGCGAGCTGGTCGCACACGGCCGCACCGACGAAGAAGTCGCGAAGATCATCGGCGCCGACCACCTGATCTACCAGGACGTCGACGACCTGCGCCGCGCGGTGCGCGACATCAACCCGAAGCTCGAACGCTTCGAGGCGTCGTGCTTCGACGGCAACTACATCACCGGCGCCGTGACGCCCGAGTACCTCGATGCAATCGAGCGCGCACGTCTCGCCCCGGCGTCGCAGGCCGATCGCGACACGGCCGGCGACACCGCGCGTTCGCAGATGAACCTGCAGCTGTCGGTCGAGTGA
- the folC gene encoding bifunctional tetrahydrofolate synthase/dihydrofolate synthase produces the protein MSTFPTLDAWLSHLERAHPVGIDMGLTRIGQVKAALQLEFACPVITVGGTNGKGSTCAFLEAILVHAGYKVGCHTSPHLLEFAERARVNGQQVSDADLLPHFEAVEAARTSLPEPVSLTYFEFTTLAILHLFASRGLDVVILEVGLGGRLDAVNIIDTDCAIVTSIDIDHTEYLGDTREKIAFEKAGIFRAGKPAICGDPAVPNTLIDHAAAIGADLWLVGRDFRYEAQPGAERQQWSYLGRDKRYPALAYPALRGANQLINASAALAALEALRPVLPVSAQDIRLGLANVELPGRFQVLPGKPAIVLDVAHNPHAAAVLEQNLGNMGFFPYTYAVFGAMHDKDIDGVLRHLAGEVDHWCVTDLPLPRAASAEQLEAALRKAGVEDGPDSSVTRFASPAEAFRDALKRASENDRIVVFGSFHTVAGVMAYRKSQQH, from the coding sequence ATGAGCACTTTTCCCACTCTCGACGCGTGGCTTTCGCATCTCGAACGCGCGCACCCGGTCGGCATCGACATGGGCCTCACCCGCATCGGGCAGGTCAAGGCGGCGCTGCAGCTCGAATTCGCGTGCCCCGTGATCACGGTCGGCGGCACGAACGGCAAGGGCTCGACCTGCGCGTTCCTCGAGGCGATCCTCGTTCACGCGGGCTACAAGGTCGGTTGCCACACGTCGCCGCACCTGCTCGAATTCGCCGAGCGCGCGCGTGTGAACGGGCAGCAGGTCAGCGATGCCGACCTGCTGCCGCACTTCGAAGCCGTCGAAGCGGCGCGCACGTCGCTGCCCGAGCCGGTGTCGCTCACGTACTTCGAATTCACGACGCTCGCGATCCTGCACCTGTTCGCGTCGCGCGGGCTCGACGTCGTGATCCTCGAAGTCGGCCTCGGCGGCCGGCTCGACGCGGTCAACATCATCGATACCGACTGCGCGATCGTCACGAGCATCGACATCGACCACACCGAATACCTCGGCGACACGCGCGAGAAGATCGCGTTCGAGAAGGCGGGCATCTTCCGTGCGGGCAAGCCGGCGATCTGCGGCGATCCCGCCGTGCCGAACACGCTGATCGACCATGCCGCGGCGATCGGCGCGGACCTGTGGCTGGTCGGTCGCGATTTTCGCTATGAAGCGCAGCCGGGCGCGGAGCGCCAGCAATGGAGCTACCTCGGCCGCGACAAGCGCTATCCGGCGCTCGCGTACCCGGCGCTGCGCGGCGCGAATCAGCTGATCAATGCGTCGGCCGCGCTGGCCGCGCTCGAGGCGCTGCGCCCGGTGCTGCCTGTGTCCGCGCAGGACATCCGGCTCGGGCTCGCGAACGTCGAGCTGCCGGGGCGCTTCCAGGTGCTGCCCGGCAAGCCGGCGATCGTGCTGGACGTCGCGCACAACCCGCATGCGGCGGCCGTGCTCGAGCAGAACCTCGGCAACATGGGCTTCTTCCCGTACACGTACGCGGTGTTCGGCGCGATGCACGACAAGGACATCGACGGCGTGCTGCGGCACCTGGCGGGGGAGGTCGACCACTGGTGCGTGACCGACCTGCCGCTGCCGCGTGCGGCGAGCGCGGAGCAGCTCGAAGCCGCGCTGCGCAAGGCCGGCGTGGAAGACGGGCCCGATTCGAGCGTCACGCGGTTCGCGTCGCCGGCGGAAGCATTTCGAGATGCACTAAAAAGAGCATCCGAGAATGATAGAATCGTGGTTTTCGGCAGTTTCCATACGGTGGCCGGTGTGATGGCCTACCGGAAATCGCAGCAACACTGA
- a CDS encoding O-succinylhomoserine sulfhydrylase, which yields MDDSLNFDTLAVRAGTLRSSDFNEHSEALFLTSSFCFKSAAEAAERFANSEDYFTYSRFTNPTVTMFQDRLAALEGGEACIATASGMAAIMSVVMSALQAGDHLVSSRSLFGSTLGMFSQIFSKFGITTTFVDPTDLNAWQEAVRPETKMFFLETPSNPLTELADIEAIGKIAKAANALFVVDNCFCSPVLQQPLKLGADVVMHSATKFLDGQGRVLGGALVGSKAFIMGKVFPFVRSAGPTLSAFNAWVLLKGMETLSLRVEKQSANALEIARWLDSHPAVARVFYPGLESHPQHELAKRQQKAGGAIVSFELKGDTPEQQRANAWRVIDSTKLISITGNLGDTRTTITHPATTTHARITPEARAAADITEGLLRLAVGLEDAGDLRRDLTRGLEG from the coding sequence ATGGACGACTCCCTCAATTTCGACACGCTCGCCGTGCGCGCGGGCACGCTGCGCAGCAGCGACTTCAACGAGCACTCGGAAGCGCTGTTCCTCACGTCGAGCTTCTGCTTCAAGAGCGCGGCCGAGGCCGCCGAGCGCTTCGCGAATTCGGAAGACTATTTCACCTATTCGCGCTTCACGAACCCGACCGTCACCATGTTCCAGGATCGTCTCGCCGCGCTCGAAGGCGGCGAGGCCTGCATTGCGACGGCGTCGGGCATGGCCGCGATCATGTCGGTCGTGATGTCGGCACTCCAGGCAGGCGATCACCTCGTCAGCTCGCGCAGCCTGTTCGGCTCGACGCTCGGGATGTTCTCGCAGATCTTCAGTAAGTTCGGCATCACGACGACCTTCGTCGACCCGACCGACCTGAACGCGTGGCAGGAAGCGGTGCGGCCCGAAACGAAGATGTTCTTCCTCGAAACGCCGTCGAACCCGCTGACCGAGCTCGCCGACATCGAGGCGATCGGCAAGATCGCGAAGGCGGCGAACGCGCTGTTCGTCGTCGACAACTGTTTCTGCAGCCCGGTGCTGCAGCAGCCGCTGAAGCTCGGCGCGGACGTCGTGATGCACTCGGCGACGAAGTTCCTCGACGGGCAGGGCCGCGTGCTCGGCGGCGCGCTGGTCGGCTCGAAGGCATTCATCATGGGCAAGGTGTTCCCGTTCGTGCGCAGCGCGGGCCCGACGTTGTCGGCGTTCAACGCGTGGGTGCTGCTGAAGGGGATGGAGACGCTGTCGCTGCGCGTCGAGAAGCAGTCGGCGAACGCGCTGGAAATCGCGCGCTGGCTCGATTCGCATCCGGCCGTCGCGCGCGTCTTCTATCCGGGGCTCGAGTCGCACCCGCAGCATGAGCTCGCGAAGCGCCAGCAGAAGGCGGGCGGCGCGATCGTCTCGTTCGAGCTGAAGGGCGACACGCCGGAGCAGCAGCGCGCGAACGCGTGGCGCGTGATCGACAGCACGAAGCTGATCTCGATCACCGGCAACCTCGGCGACACGCGCACGACGATCACGCATCCGGCGACGACGACGCACGCGCGCATCACGCCGGAAGCGCGAGCGGCCGCGGACATCACCGAAGGGCTGCTCCGCCTCGCGGTCGGCCTGGAGGATGCGGGCGACCTGCGCCGCGATCTCACGCGCGGCCTCGAGGGCTGA
- the trpB gene encoding tryptophan synthase subunit beta, with protein sequence MYNLPDDHGHFGPYGGVFVAETLIHALDELRAAYEKFRNDPDFVAEYERELKHFVGRPSPIYHAQRWSETLGGAQIYLKREDLNHTGAHKINNVIGQALLAKRMGKKRVIAETGAGQHGVATATICARFGMECIVYMGAEDVRRQAANVYRMKLLGATVVPVESGSRTLKDALNEAMRDWVTNIESTFYIIGTVAGPHPYPAMVRDFQRVIGDECKVQMPELAGRQPDAVIACVGGGSNAMGIFYPYIDDTSVQLIGVEAAGDGLDTGRHAASLIAGSPGVLHGNRTYLLQDDDGQIIETHSVSAGLDYPGVGPEHAWLKDSGRAQYVPITDEEALKAFHDCCRIEGIIPALESSHAIAYGVKLAPTLPKDKILLVNLSGRGDKDMHTVAERSGIAL encoded by the coding sequence ATGTACAACCTTCCTGATGATCACGGCCATTTCGGCCCGTATGGCGGCGTGTTCGTTGCCGAAACGCTGATTCACGCGCTGGACGAACTGCGCGCCGCGTATGAAAAATTCCGGAACGACCCCGATTTCGTCGCCGAATACGAGCGCGAACTGAAGCACTTCGTCGGCCGTCCGTCGCCGATCTATCACGCGCAGCGCTGGAGCGAGACGCTCGGCGGCGCGCAGATCTACCTGAAGCGAGAGGACCTGAACCACACCGGCGCGCACAAGATCAACAACGTGATCGGCCAGGCGCTGCTCGCGAAGCGCATGGGCAAGAAGCGCGTGATCGCCGAGACGGGCGCCGGCCAGCACGGCGTCGCGACGGCGACGATCTGCGCGCGCTTCGGGATGGAGTGCATCGTCTACATGGGCGCCGAGGACGTGCGCCGCCAGGCCGCGAACGTCTACCGCATGAAGCTGCTCGGCGCGACGGTCGTGCCGGTCGAATCGGGTTCGCGCACGCTGAAGGACGCGCTGAACGAAGCGATGCGCGACTGGGTCACGAACATCGAAAGCACGTTCTACATCATCGGCACGGTCGCGGGCCCGCACCCGTATCCGGCGATGGTGCGCGACTTCCAGCGCGTGATCGGCGACGAGTGCAAGGTGCAGATGCCGGAACTCGCCGGCCGGCAGCCGGACGCGGTGATTGCGTGCGTCGGCGGCGGCTCGAACGCGATGGGCATCTTCTATCCGTATATCGACGACACGTCGGTGCAGCTGATCGGCGTCGAAGCGGCCGGCGACGGCCTCGACACCGGCCGTCACGCGGCGTCGCTGATCGCCGGCAGCCCCGGCGTGCTGCACGGCAACCGCACGTACCTGCTGCAGGACGACGACGGCCAGATCATCGAGACGCATTCGGTGTCGGCCGGCCTCGACTATCCGGGTGTCGGCCCCGAGCACGCATGGCTGAAGGACAGCGGCCGCGCGCAATATGTGCCGATCACCGACGAAGAGGCGCTGAAGGCGTTCCACGACTGCTGCCGGATCGAGGGGATCATCCCCGCGCTCGAGTCGAGCCACGCGATCGCGTATGGCGTGAAGCTCGCGCCGACGTTGCCGAAGGACAAGATCCTGCTCGTCAACCTGTCGGGCCGCGGCGACAAGGACATGCACACGGTCGCCGAGCGATCGGGCATCGCGCTCTGA
- a CDS encoding DNA-methyltransferase codes for MRDLIEEPGGGAASEAEAGQPAVAVPCALPSGIELHNRDFMTEAARLPDASIDLIVADPPYGLGKDYGNDSDKRSGDDFLAWTREWLELAIPKLKPSGSMYIFCTWQYAPEIFSFLKTQLTMVNEIIWDRRVPSMGGTTRRFTSVHDNIGFFAVSKAYYFDLDPVRIPYDADTKKARSRKLFEGSKWLEMGYNPKDVWSVSRLHRQHAERVDHPTQKPLEIIERMVLASCPPGGRVLDPFMGSGTTAVACARQGRDFVGYEINESYCAIAHERVNALAAQACA; via the coding sequence ATGCGTGACCTGATCGAAGAACCGGGCGGCGGCGCCGCGAGCGAAGCGGAGGCGGGGCAGCCCGCCGTCGCCGTGCCGTGCGCACTGCCGTCCGGGATCGAACTGCACAACCGCGATTTCATGACCGAAGCCGCGCGCCTGCCGGATGCGTCGATCGACCTGATCGTTGCCGATCCGCCGTACGGGCTCGGCAAGGACTACGGCAACGACTCGGACAAGCGTTCGGGCGACGACTTTCTCGCGTGGACGCGCGAGTGGCTCGAGCTCGCGATTCCGAAGCTCAAGCCGAGCGGGTCGATGTACATCTTCTGCACGTGGCAGTACGCGCCGGAAATCTTCAGCTTCCTGAAGACGCAACTCACGATGGTCAACGAGATCATCTGGGACCGGCGCGTGCCGAGCATGGGCGGCACGACGCGCCGTTTCACGTCGGTGCACGACAACATCGGCTTTTTCGCGGTTTCCAAAGCGTATTACTTCGATCTCGATCCGGTCCGCATCCCGTACGACGCCGACACGAAGAAGGCCCGCTCGCGCAAGCTGTTCGAAGGCAGCAAGTGGCTGGAGATGGGCTACAACCCGAAGGACGTCTGGTCGGTCTCGCGCCTGCATCGGCAGCACGCGGAGCGCGTCGATCATCCGACCCAGAAGCCGCTGGAAATCATCGAGCGGATGGTGCTCGCGAGCTGCCCGCCGGGCGGCCGCGTGCTCGATCCGTTCATGGGCAGCGGCACGACCGCGGTGGCCTGCGCACGGCAGGGGCGCGACTTCGTCGGCTACGAGATCAATGAAAGTTATTGCGCGATCGCGCACGAGCGCGTGAACGCGCTCGCCGCGCAGGCGTGCGCGTGA
- a CDS encoding phosphoribosylanthranilate isomerase: MTDHAVPSPTSAATGLAPRTRIKLCGLSRPEDVLHAAALGADAIGLVFYPKSPRAVSIAQAAELARLAPPLVSVVGLFVNATEAEIDAVVREVPLTVLQFHGDETPEQCDALGRAARLPWLRAVRVGPSTQPSDLVESALHYSKARGLLFDTLVPDYGGSGKVFDWSLIPAELAHRAVLSGGLSAQNVGDAIRQLRPFAVDVSSGIEVEGAKGVKDHARMAAFVRAVREADAR; the protein is encoded by the coding sequence ATGACGGATCACGCCGTGCCTTCTCCGACCTCCGCCGCGACCGGCCTCGCGCCGCGCACGCGCATCAAGCTGTGCGGCCTGTCGCGCCCCGAGGACGTGCTGCACGCCGCGGCACTCGGCGCCGACGCGATCGGCCTCGTGTTCTACCCGAAGAGCCCGCGCGCGGTGTCGATCGCGCAGGCGGCCGAACTGGCGCGCCTCGCGCCGCCGCTCGTGTCGGTGGTCGGGCTGTTCGTGAACGCGACCGAAGCCGAGATCGACGCAGTCGTGCGCGAGGTGCCGCTCACGGTGCTGCAATTCCACGGCGACGAGACGCCCGAGCAGTGCGACGCGCTCGGCCGCGCGGCCCGCCTGCCGTGGTTGCGCGCGGTGCGCGTCGGCCCCTCGACTCAGCCGTCTGATTTGGTAGAATCGGCACTTCATTATTCGAAAGCGCGCGGCCTCCTGTTCGACACCCTGGTGCCGGACTACGGCGGTAGCGGCAAGGTCTTCGATTGGTCTCTTATTCCCGCAGAGCTCGCGCATCGGGCCGTTTTGAGTGGTGGCTTGAGCGCGCAAAACGTCGGTGATGCGATCCGCCAGTTGCGCCCGTTTGCTGTCGATGTCTCGAGTGGCATCGAAGTGGAGGGCGCGAAGGGCGTGAAGGATCACGCCCGGATGGCGGCGTTCGTACGCGCGGTGCGCGAAGCGGACGCCCGGTGA
- a CDS encoding CvpA family protein has product MLTAFDYAVLAVIALSALRGAWRGFVSEIFGLIGWIVAVVIAARYVGLVVPYIPANWPGGALTQWVLAFALIVIGVVFVAGVANALLSRIAQATGLGGVDRSLGMMFGLVRGCVLVVLLVAAAGLTELPKQDFWRNALLRPFAEQGVHELKQLLPDGMAQYVRV; this is encoded by the coding sequence ATGCTGACGGCTTTCGACTACGCTGTATTGGCGGTAATCGCGTTGTCTGCGCTGCGTGGCGCATGGCGCGGTTTCGTCTCGGAGATTTTCGGGTTGATCGGCTGGATCGTGGCGGTCGTGATCGCCGCACGCTATGTCGGGCTGGTGGTGCCGTATATTCCGGCGAACTGGCCGGGCGGCGCGCTCACCCAGTGGGTGCTCGCGTTCGCGCTGATCGTGATCGGCGTCGTGTTCGTCGCGGGTGTCGCGAACGCGCTGTTGTCGCGGATCGCGCAGGCGACGGGCCTCGGTGGAGTCGATCGCTCGCTGGGCATGATGTTCGGGCTCGTCCGCGGCTGCGTGCTGGTGGTGCTGCTGGTCGCGGCGGCCGGGCTGACCGAATTGCCCAAACAGGATTTCTGGCGCAATGCGCTCTTGCGTCCTTTCGCCGAACAGGGCGTGCACGAGCTGAAGCAGCTCCTGCCCGACGGCATGGCCCAGTACGTGCGCGTGTGA
- the accD gene encoding acetyl-CoA carboxylase, carboxyltransferase subunit beta, with product MSWLDKLLPPKIKQTDPKSRKGIPEGLWVKCPSCEAVLYRNDVDANLHVCPKCDHHMRIGARERLDGLLDPEGRYEIGQEIVPVDSLKFKDSRKYPDRLKEAMDETGETDAMVVMGGAIHTLPVVAACFEFSFMGGSMGSVVGERFARGAQNALEQHVPFICFTASGGARMQESLLSLMQMAKTTAMLTKLAEAKLPFISVLTDPTMGGVSASFAFLGDVVIAEPKALIGFAGPRVIEQTVREKLPEGFQRAEFLLTTGAIDMIVDRRKMRDEIAQLLALLQRQPADALA from the coding sequence ATGAGCTGGCTCGACAAACTGTTGCCGCCGAAGATCAAGCAGACCGACCCGAAAAGCCGCAAGGGCATTCCGGAAGGCCTGTGGGTCAAATGCCCGTCCTGCGAGGCCGTGCTGTACCGCAACGACGTGGACGCGAACCTGCATGTGTGCCCGAAGTGCGATCACCACATGCGCATCGGCGCGCGCGAGCGCCTCGACGGGCTGCTCGATCCGGAAGGCCGCTATGAAATCGGCCAGGAAATCGTGCCGGTCGACTCGCTGAAGTTCAAGGACAGCCGCAAGTACCCCGATCGTCTGAAGGAAGCGATGGACGAGACGGGCGAGACCGACGCGATGGTCGTGATGGGCGGGGCGATCCACACGCTGCCCGTGGTCGCGGCCTGTTTCGAGTTCTCGTTCATGGGCGGCTCGATGGGTTCGGTCGTCGGCGAGCGTTTCGCGCGCGGCGCGCAGAACGCGCTGGAACAGCACGTGCCGTTCATCTGCTTCACGGCGTCGGGCGGCGCACGGATGCAGGAAAGCCTGCTGTCGCTGATGCAGATGGCGAAGACCACCGCGATGCTGACCAAGCTGGCCGAAGCCAAGCTGCCGTTCATCTCGGTGCTGACCGATCCGACGATGGGCGGTGTGTCGGCGAGCTTCGCGTTCCTCGGCGACGTCGTGATCGCGGAGCCGAAGGCGCTGATCGGCTTCGCCGGCCCGCGCGTGATCGAGCAGACGGTTCGCGAGAAGCTGCCGGAAGGCTTCCAGCGCGCGGAATTCCTGCTGACGACGGGCGCGATCGACATGATCGTCGACCGCCGCAAGATGCGCGACGAGATCGCGCAGCTGCTCGCGCTGCTGCAGCGACAGCCGGCCGACGCGCTGGCCTGA
- a CDS encoding SPOR domain-containing protein — protein sequence MGIFSFGKKDDDAPTRRGGRTGASRNVRTERTERVERRTRRTERPESDALLLDPTLPEKQRARRRLVGAIALVVGAVIVLPMVLDSHPKPVTDDIAIDIPNRPAHQAVAPRDDDVADVQAGVAHDEPPASDVAVAAAPAPAPKDTAKPAAKPAATTSTTPTTTASVTPPKPAAKPAAPAAKPVAPKPAPAPATVANADAATDSGDASSPASPAGARFAVQLGSFKDDTTARSWATKLKSAGVPAYVEHRKQADGSTATLLRAGPFADRAAASAAIAKVREAGLTQ from the coding sequence ATGGGAATTTTCTCGTTCGGCAAGAAAGACGACGACGCGCCCACCCGGCGCGGCGGTCGTACCGGGGCCTCCCGGAACGTGCGCACGGAGCGCACTGAACGCGTCGAGCGACGCACGCGCCGCACCGAGCGTCCGGAATCGGACGCACTGCTTCTCGATCCGACCCTTCCTGAAAAGCAACGCGCCCGCCGGCGTCTCGTCGGCGCGATCGCGCTCGTCGTCGGCGCGGTGATCGTGCTGCCGATGGTGCTTGATTCGCACCCGAAGCCGGTGACGGACGACATCGCGATCGATATTCCGAACCGGCCTGCGCATCAGGCGGTCGCGCCGCGTGACGACGACGTGGCCGACGTGCAGGCGGGCGTCGCGCACGACGAGCCGCCGGCCTCCGATGTCGCGGTGGCGGCCGCGCCCGCACCGGCGCCGAAGGATACGGCCAAGCCGGCCGCGAAACCCGCTGCCACGACCTCGACGACCCCGACGACCACCGCGAGCGTGACGCCGCCGAAGCCCGCTGCGAAGCCGGCCGCCCCTGCGGCGAAGCCGGTCGCGCCGAAGCCGGCGCCGGCCCCCGCGACGGTCGCGAACGCCGACGCCGCGACCGACAGCGGCGACGCGTCGTCGCCCGCATCGCCGGCCGGCGCGCGCTTCGCGGTGCAGCTCGGTTCGTTCAAGGACGACACGACGGCCCGTTCGTGGGCCACCAAGTTGAAATCCGCGGGTGTGCCCGCATATGTCGAGCATCGCAAGCAGGCGGACGGCAGCACGGCTACACTGCTGCGTGCCGGCCCGTTTGCGGATCGCGCGGCGGCGTCAGCCGCGATCGCGAAGGTGCGCGAAGCCGGACTGACGCAGTAA